In Erigeron canadensis isolate Cc75 chromosome 8, C_canadensis_v1, whole genome shotgun sequence, the DNA window GAGAATAACACAAGTAATAACAAACCAAGACGAAGCATTACCATTGCCGCCTTTAGAAATACTAACAAACCAGAAATACAATAACAATAGTCCGAGAACACACGCGAATTAATGGAATGAAGTCTTACATAGTCTTTGTACACAAacaactttagtttttcttCCTATgctaaaaaagaacaaaaacctCTGATTATATCATCCAATTTAGGGATTAAAAACAGACGGACCGATATCATTTGCAACATCCTTACTACAGAAAACTTTTTCCACTAAATGCACTTTCTGGCCCTTCACTGCGTATGTCACGGACTATTTTCTCTCCAACCCCAAGAAAGTCTCTTGTAAATCTCACACCAGTAGATTGTTGAATACCCATGTTGCTAAGAGTACCGTTTCTTAGCCGGTTCTGTTCTTCAGAATTGTCAAGTTTCCATGTATTATCATATCCCCCATTTCGGCTTTCCTCTTGTCCATAAGCTGCACCATAACTTAGATTATAAATTGAGGACCCAGCACCACTGCTGCTAAAAGAGTTGAGAAGCTCAATCATTTTGCTATCAGAACTTCCTAAATTTTCACTGCCAAAAAGACACTTGCCCTGTTCATACTTAGGAGTGCTAGAGGAAGCACTTGGATTGAAACCCGCAAACTTATTAGCACTATTGTTGCTAGATGTAGAACCAATTAGAGCAGCTTTCTGAAGCAATGTAGTGGCAGGAAGTTGCGGCATGACACGGGTGTGTGATGATAAATAATGTGCAGAAGAGGGATCTGACGAAACATTTCCACCACCAATGACCATACTTGTTCTGTCTTTTCCAGAATTCATGTTGCTTCTTATAAAACTGAAGTTGTTGTCTTTAGGCATGGTAGTAGTGTTGTTCAACAAGTTTGTGAGAAACATTGTATCAGACTTTGCCTCATATATGTGTTCGTTTGATTGATATGTTGATGGCATAAAGTGAGTTTTTGAGGCTTTGTAAGGGTTCGGTCCAATAGATGGTTTGATCATAAGGCTGGGTGGATTGCGGCTGGATGAGGCGACTGCCTTGGAACTCATTGGGCCTGCTTGAGCCAATGCCTCACAGAAAGCCCTGTGCGAGATGAAGCTGTCACGCCTGCAAAGTAATGGGAGTACGTCGAATGTTAACGACTAAAAATTCATTCTATCAACTATAAGACTCATTTTACCTTAATTATGTACAAAGGTTTAAAGGTCTAAACTATAAAATGTAAACATAATAATTCCGTGTCGTTTTCATGTTTGGaaaaaatgacacgattagTTAACAGGTTGTGTTCGTATTTAACCTTAACAGGTTCAGGTTCGTGTCTCAAGATGTCTCGTGTGACCTGTTATGCCTGCCCTTAACACCAAACCTAAGTAGACGACTACCTAGCTTATGGACTTAGCAATgtaaataacataataatatagGAGTACATAATTAAACTAGTCACATGCCCACGATGTGGCGTTGTGATGATGATGGGGGCGGCGACAACGGGTAGCGACGGCATCGACGGTGGCAGTGGCAGTCTagcttttaatataaaagtttttgatataaaaatagataatgtagttattttaagagttagagagatttttgttttaaataatttcattaagattattattattagatagagatatttaaattagtgaattaaGAAGAATAGATATTTTAGATAGatcaaatttctttttaaaaaaacattaaaagaaaatgctttataagataaagGTGATCCATACTCTAAACATGATAAAAGGTGTAACTCAATTTTTGTTTCTATAATGTTTGTCTTGAATGTTAGTAAAAGCTTTATAGTTTCAttaatagttattttttatttgttgtttagttaattaattttagtatagaaagaaaaataaaaatcaataatacCTGATATTCTTTTACGAGTTTTGAGTCTCAATACCATCTGCGACGATGTATGAGGAAGATTGAGATGTAAATGACCTTACTCCTACCTTAAATTGAGATGTTGTTTCCAGGTTCTACTAAAGTTAGAATTAGACTTTTAGCCTTGCTGGACATGAGAATCGAACCTTTCACGTCTATCTCTAGTGGCGTAGGTTCAAACCATTTGATACAACCCAATTGATTTagtataaaaaatgtatattttactacaattattatacaaatttgTTAAGAATAGCAACAAAGAATAATTGCATTGACCAAATCAATATATAGAATGACATTTAAAggttttgagtttaaatattgtaaTGCTTTCAAGATGAAAGGTACGTGTTTTCTCATAATACTGGAACTGGTATTAGTATCTAAAGAAACAATGCCGCTAGCCAATTAGAATATTTCATATGGATTTGAGTTTGATTTTTCACATATGTAAAAGTAGATTATTAGGAGAGTTTTCTGAATGATTAAGTTGCATTTTAGACATTGTGTTAGCTTAAGTGTAAgataaattacctttaaaaaaatggtaaaattaTGTACCTGGTGAAAATTGTGCCACAATGACATTGGTATTCTTTTTTCCCACAAATCTTTGAATGGGCTTTTAAGTCCGATTCAACAGCATATACTTTTGTGCACCTTTTACATTTGTActtcttctcaccatgctttCGAAAATAGTGTTTTTTGATGCCAGTAAGGTCTCCAAGTGCACGACAAGGGTCATGGTGGACACAAGAAGGCTCAGGACACAAATACACTTTTCTTTTCACTACATCATTTTCAGGCCTTTGTTGCTTAAGCTTCCATGGAAGATTATGACCCCTTTTATGAAGTTGCAAGTTTTGCTCCCTTGGAAAACCTTTGTCGCATACTTCACAAATAAATCGATTTTTTCCCATTAGAGAGGTAGGAGAGAGTGCAATAACACGTGCATCCGGGTCTATAAAATATTCACAATAAAATTTCAGATAGTTAAAATATCATATTGAATAAAGATTTTCAATAGTATATTGACCCATATTGTTTTTTAGTGTTTTACTTTCCAAACATTTCTAAACTAGGATTTCTTAGAACAAGAAAAGACAAGAAGAGTGAACAATCATATCATTGTACTCCTTTCACTTTAGTACATTGATCGACATTCTTAGCATTTAGAAAATCTATCTTTATTTCAAATTAGCACaaataattcaaatatattcatttcaaaaataaaattcagTTCCATCTTGAAAGATAAGAATGCTTATTAAATTAGCTAACCCCATATTGTATTAACACTTAATATTCTAActaatttcaaaataaatatgtagttttaataatagataacaaaaatatttttgatcaaagctgaaaggaaaaaaatatacaaaaagtCAAACTGCTATTTAATTTTGACAATTTATTATTACTGAAgcaagtattttttttagaagagagaagataatataaagaaaaaaaaaatatgttgatAGAAAATGAAGTAAAATAGTTAAAGAACTTGCATGGCATTCCTGGACGATTTCTTCGTTTCTTGGGAGGAACAACTACACGGATATCTTCTTCTTGTTTGATATCATCATCTACTTCATTCATTTGGCCTAAATTCAACAATGATGATCCAGAAGCCATCGATAGATCTCCTAGCCCTATaacaacttttttcttttattaacaacaaatttttaaaaaccttTTGGCCGGCAAGATGCTTAACGGCTCTTCTTTTATGTATGCTAACCGTTGCTCTCAAACGAGTGTGCAAACGCGCGATATAGTTCACTATTAAAAATCTAAAACCGtaacttttgaaaaataaattatattgaaTCGAAAATGTGCCAAATATTTTGGCCGATGTGATGAACCATTTTCGAAATGTTCTTTATTAGCCTTGAAACctcatatatttttcattttgtgaTACTTTAAAAGCTAGCTAGACAGGTTTCAATTTCTCTTATATGACTCAAGAGAGAATTAGTAGTGGGACCCCATTGCCGCATAATGACATAATATCGTATGTAAGACAAGGTTATAAGTAAAGAACCACCGACCTATACATCATCTCTAGGTGTATTACACAATGTGATGCAGCATGTTTTATGTGAAGTTCATCcgaaaataaatacttttttgaCTTTGAAGGCTTCTCTTAAatcatttttctatttaaaccAGGTATATAATGTAAGCATAATAAGTACGAGTTATTGCAGGTAATGTAAGCATAACATATCAATTGTCATGTATGTAGTAAATCGTTATACAATATGATTCATGGATTAACTAGTGTGACATTTTGATATAATTCAAGAAATGGGGTTCAATCTCCGTTAATCAATTTGACGGGGCCAGTTGTGTTTTTATTTGGGCGCCTAAATAAAGGGATGTGCTAGGTCCCGTTAAGAGAACAAACTAGCTTGGTCTAAGTGGGTCATCATCACTTATAGATGATAAGGGCCAAGGGGCGCTATAATCATTCTAATAATTAGCATGGTACTCGGGTAATGCGGTGGTGAGCATGATGGCGATAGTGTGGTGGTGGGGCCAATGGTTGATGTTGGAGGCGGCGTCGAGTGATGTAGatatttgatgtaaaagtaattgatgtaaaaggttatcAAAGATGTAATACCCtgctttataaaaatgtggatttcaaaaataaaaaaaaaaaaaattcaacttttaaCATAACACTGTTAGCGAAAAGCGGAAGCGACGtttaaaaatctcatttgattcctaacggaatcaataaaacataataaatgtctcAAAAGGTGTTACCAACAAGTATCATCACAATAGTTAAATTGAAACCCTCAATCTAACCCAAGAAGTAATGGCCAAACGACTAAATAATAAGTCTACTTAAATAaatgcaactatgggtaacGAAAGCCAACATCCATAAGCTCCAATAAAAGCTACCCATCTCACAAGCATGCTACCAAGTCGCCAATCAATGCCTAACCTGAGAgcacaacacattttcacaaaaacaagtgtcagctattaaagctgagtaagataacaggttagttCAATGaaaaggattgccaattaaatCCATTAAAAATCAACTCATGCATATATAAAGGCACAACAACAATATCAACACAATCTGTATAATAGGAGTATTAAATCCTATAATGTGCCTAGTAATCCTCCATATCAACACTAGCTACTTAACTAGCACAAACAACACAATCAACGCAAAGGTTATGCCAAATAAAATCTGCACAAATAAGTTGTGTGAGGCGGCCACATAGCCAAACAAGAAACCTCACCCGACTAGATGGGTAGGCCTTACGGGGTCCATCATtgtcgttatggataggcataaccaaatccatgagtaaCCCGTTACTACACTGGTGGTCAATCACTTCACCCGGAATTACTCTACCAACGCTAATTGGGTCAAACGGGAAACATGTACAGTGCCCCCGAGTGATCAACGCAGCACAACTAGCCTAAATAGGCTAactgtgggttaagcttaactctttCAACACAATGCTCGAGACTTATCTACACATATAGGTTGCAACCAAATCTACTCATCAACACTAGGGCCCTTatcgtgcacgtgacatggcaacttaaatcaTGTATAGTGTTCTATGTCAACAGGTCCACACAAAATATTTACAACTCAAACGACAAGCTACATAAGTAAATCATGCAATAAACATCTCATTACTACATAAACATGCATGAATAATACCCCAGTTAACGTCCCTCATATATCCCACACCTAACATATGCATGAGACAATTTAAGTAACATAAAATGGGgtttaattatcaaaactaaTTTTGTTGTGTCTCTCATGTGTCAAaaataagttatcttacctctGCGCTTCACAAAccacaaataataatagtttaccAAGCTTGTTATGTATTCCCAATAACCTATAATCATTGAATGATTAATGAACACGTCAATAAACAAATAACCACTAGAACTACATACTTTTATGtcactaaaaataaaacaaccatTTTCTATTAGTATACCCAAACATGACACAATAAAGGGATAagctaaaacaaaaattatatttttgttttctgttGTTGCTCACGACCAGGCAACCAAAAAGGACATGGAGTACTTTTGCTTATTTCAATTGCTCATACCTTCTTTTGTTAATCAAACCTACCACTCATGATATTGTTATATATGTACCTTTCTTGATCTAAATGTTTGAGAACACActcttattatattatattaagtgCTAGTACTAGATCATCTACAAAACAAGACAATTgagtctttctttctttcacatGTGACACACAATCAAAATGATacctcttttcttttataaatttggaCCATACAGGACTATAAATCCATGACTTGCCTTCATATAcaactatatttatatataatttcttttatattgtGGCTAGTACATTAAGTCACTATTAGGACAACAAACAACATGCTACTTTGTTTCTCTTTAAAAACGACTAAGACAAGAATCAACAAAAGGACATCTTTGAATTCTCCTATATTATTTAcggttattatatatatatatatacatacaacaactatatatataaataagaaaacaaaacacaaaagataatatatttttgattcTTACTTATAGTTGACTGAAAGAAAGTAGAAAAGTACGAGCCAACAAAACGCTATCCCAATCTTTTTTGTTTGCTGCGCCGACCTCAACCCCCCAAACAACAAATATACTTCCGTTTATCTTTTCTTTGTATTCGACGGCAACCAAAGggaattttatatatttttagactACGAACTTGAATGACATCTTATTAGGTTTTAGgtatattaacatttaacacccttctaatttaatttaacaaaCTGATAACCTCAAGTAACTTCACTTAATGACACCAAATATGAATTCAACACTATAGGGAATACATATCACCTCAACAAGTATTATTTAAAGGTAAACATTTATCAACACTTTTAGTCACACTAAATGGAACACCTATCCATATTTatccacataaacacataataatTAACACCATAATTATTCGCCTAAAATATACGGCCACATAACGGTAAGTCAACTTTGACTAAAGGTCAAAGTCAACGTAATGAATAAAAGaatttgggatgttacaattacctcctCCTTGAAAGGATTCTGTCCCTAGAATCTACTCAGCAACAAATAAATGCGGGTAACGATCCCTTATCACAGCTTCAGTCTCCCACGTCATGCTCTCACCCTTATTGTGCCTCCATTTAATCAACACAAGATCAATTACCTTTCTACGAAGCTTCTTTTGTTTCCGGCCAAGAATCTCAACCGGTTCATCCACCATCTTTTTCCTTGGATCAATGCTAATATCTTCCAAAGGAATTACACTCATCTCTTCTGCTAAACACTTCCTCAAATAACACACATGGAAAGTGTTATGAATACCATCCAACTCAGGAGGAAGATCCAATCTATAAGCTTGTTGATTGACTCGCTCCAAGACTTTAAATGGTCCAATAAAACGAGGACTCAGCTTACCACGCTTACCAAAATGAATGATACCCTTCCAAGGCGACACTTTCAAAATAACCATATCACCCACCTTAAACTCCATAGGTCATCTCTTTTGATCCGCATAAGTCTTTTGACGATCTCTAGCAACTCTAAGCGCTTCTTTAGCAATATTCACTTTATCAACAGTTATCTGAACAATTTTTGGCCCAACAAACTGCTTTTCTCCCGGTTCCAACCAACAACTAGGAGTCCTACATTTCCGCCCATACAACATCTCAAATGGCGGCATTCCAATACTCgaatgataactattattataagcAAACTCTATCAAAGGCAAATGGCCATCCCAAGCACCACCATACTCAATGACACAAGCTCTCAACATATCCTCTAACGTCTGAATGGTCCTCTCACTCTGTCCATCAATCTGAGGATGATAAGCGGTACTCAAATGAATTCTAGTACCCAACTCTCGATGCAACCCCTTCCAAAAGTTGGAATTAAATCGTCTGTCTCGATCTGAGACAATAGATAAAGGAACTCCATACTTCGACACAATCTCATCCACATATAACTCAGCTAACTTATTAAGCGGCGCTGTCTCACGTGTAGCCAAGAAATGTGCACTCTTGGTCAATCTATCCACTAttacccatatcatatcattaccTTTAGGTGTCCTGGGTAATTTCGTgataaaatccatggtaatgTGATCCCACTTCCACTCCGGGATATCTAACTGCTGTAACTTACCATAAGGCTTTTGGTGCTCTGCCTTGACTTGAGCACAAGTCACACACCTCTGAACGAACTTAGCTACATCCAACTTCATAACCGGCCACCAATACAATGTCTTAAGATCATGATACATCTTAGTTGCACCTGGATGAATAGAATATCTCGACCTGTGAGCTTCTTCAAGAATCAATTCTCGGTTACCACCGAGTCTAGGCACCCAAATCCTACCATTCATGGTCTGAAAACCCCGACTATTCTCCACCATTTCAATTCTCTTCTTTTTACCtattccttcatcatcaacATTAGCCGGTAACAAAGCTTCAACTTGAGCTGTCTTGATACGCTCAAACAACCCAGATTTCACTTCGGTAATCATGGAATGAAGTCTACTCATAGAACCTTGCCCTTTTCTACTCAAAGCATCAGCTACAACATTAGCTTTACCAGGATGATACTTAATCTCACAGTCATAGTCTTTCAACAATTCCATCCAACGCCTCTGTCTGGCATTCAAGTCTTGCTGGTTAAAGACATATTGCAAGCTCTTATGATCGGTAAATAAAGTACACTTGGTGCCATACAAATAGTGTCTCCATAATTTCAAAGCAAAAACCACAGCTGCAAGCTCCAAATCATGGGTCGgataattcttctcatgtgGCTTCAACTGACGTGAAGCATAAGCAATTGCCTTACCTCGCTGCATCAAGACACAACCTAAACCAGTACCAGAAGCATCACTATAAACCACCATATCCTCGGTACCATCAGGTAAAGTAAGAATAGGAGCTTCACACAATTTCTTCTTCAATGTCTGAAAAGATTGTTCTTGTGAATTAGTCCACAAAAACTTCACACCTTTCTTTGTCAACTCAGTCATAGGCTTAGCGATACGAGAGAAATCCTGAATGAACCTCCTGTAATAGCCAGCTAAACCCATAAAAGACTTAATCTCTGTCGGTGACTTTGGTTGTTCCCACTTCATCACAGCCTCAATTTTTGAAGGATCAACTTTCAAACCTTCACTAGAAATGACAAGCCCAAGGAATTGAACTTCCTTAAGCCAGAATGCACACTTGGAGAATTTAGCATATAACTTTTCTTTCCTAAGAACTTCAAGAACAGTCCTCAAGTGCTTACGATGCTCCTCAACAGATTTAGAATAGATaagaatgtcatcaatgaaaacaataacaaaGTGATCAAGAAAACGCCGACAAACCCgattcatgagatccatgaaagcagctggagcattagtcaaaccaaaaggcatgaccAAGAACTCATAATGCCCATAACGagtacgaaaagctgtcttAGCAACACTTTCTCCATCCACTTTCAACTGATGATAACCAGACTGCAAATCAATCTTAGAAAAACAAGAAGCACCTTGCAACTGATCAAATAAGTCATCAATACGAGGAGGAGGATATTTATTCTTCACCGTTCGCTTGTTAAGCTCACGGTAATCGATACACATCCTCATAGAaccatccttcttctttacaaacaGAATAGGAGCTCCCCAAGGCGAGGAACTCGGACGAATAAACCCCTTATCAAGCAACTCTTGGAGTTGAGACATCAACTCCTTCATCTCGGTAGGAGCGAGACGATAAGGTGCTTTAGCAACAGGAGTAGCACCGGGAATAAGATCAATATGAAACTCTACTTCCCTGTCAGGAGGAAGACCGGGAAGATCATCTGGAAATACATCAGGAAACTCAGCTACAACATCAACATCCGAAATAGAAGGATTAGCTTTACGTGTGTCAATCACATAAGCCAGAAAATGATCAGAATGGTCCTTAGTCTGCCGGATACACCTAAGAGCTTTCACAAGGGAACTAATCTTCACACTACCCTTCTGCTTATCACCATAAACTGAAACCACACTATCATCGGGAGTAGTGATACGCACTATCTTCTTAGAACAGAGAATAACAGCGCCATTCTTAGACATCCAATCCATACCCACAACAATATCAAAGCCAACAACAGTAGTAGGCAACAAGTCAATAGAAAAAGAACGACCCTCTATCTCTATAGAACAATCAAAGAACCCATCACGAACCATAGAAGTACGACCGTCAACTATCTCTACCTCGATCGGGTTATCTAACGGGCGAGTTACTACACCAAGCTTAGGAGCAAATAAAGTAGACACAAAAGATCTATTTGCATCGGAATCAATTAACACATTAGCAAGAGAGGAATTAATAATAAAGGTACCGCTAACTACCTCATCATCGGCTCGAGCAAGTTCAGCAGTCATGTTGAAGGCATGGGCTGTAGTCTTCGGTCGCTCATTCTTCTTATCTGCAGTCTTCAACAACGGACAATCTGACCTCTGATGCCCTATCTGCTTACAATAATGACAACGGGGCTCGGCTGTGCAATCCTTAGCAAAATGCCCCATACCTGTACACTTACTACAACTCAAGGTGCTGATAGAACATGGTCCACTATGCTTGGACCTACAACGAGCACACCAATTACCTGCAGGAAGACCAGTAACATATCTGTTAACCTGTGAAGAATCATTAGGACACAAGTGTTTACAAAATCGAAGCTTCTTTGTGAAATCCCTAGAATACTTAGTAATGGActtttctccctttttcaaACCAAGAAACTCAGACTCCAAAGCTTGCAGCTCCCACTCAGTACAGAACTCTTTCTTGAACAACTCAACAAATGATTCCCAAGTCAAGCTAGCAATATAACGGGAACCTTGTGGCTGAATACGAGTATCCCACCAATCAAGTGCATCTTTATCAAGCATCTTTGCAGCAAATACCACCTTTTTATTTTCGGGGCAATTACTTGCCTCGAAAGTCATCTCAATCTGCCGAATCCACCTCATACTAGCAATAGGACCAGTACTACCACTGAACATCGTAGGCCCACAATCCTTAAAAGTCTTAAATTTGTATTCCCCACGTCTCTCACCGCCATCATGATGTCTCTTGTGAACTCCACCACCATCCATATCATCCCCATCGTTATGAACCCTGTCGTCCCTTCGGCGAATAGAATGAACCGAAGGAGTAATACCTGTACCGCTACGAGTAGGAGATGGCTCTTCATACTGACGGTTTCGGCGAGGGTAACTCTCTACCGATCTTTCAGGCTGATTCAACAAAAGATCCCTTTCAGTCCTCACTTCTTGCAACTCT includes these proteins:
- the LOC122610415 gene encoding protein indeterminate-domain 4, chloroplastic-like, whose product is MASGSSLLNLGQMNEVDDDIKQEEDIRVVVPPKKRRNRPGMPYPDARVIALSPTSLMGKNRFICEVCDKGFPREQNLQLHKRGHNLPWKLKQQRPENDVVKRKVYLCPEPSCVHHDPCRALGDLTGIKKHYFRKHGEKKYKCKRCTKVYAVESDLKAHSKICGKKEYQCHCGTIFTRRDSFISHRAFCEALAQAGPMSSKAVASSSRNPPSLMIKPSIGPNPYKASKTHFMPSTYQSNEHIYEAKSDTMFLTNLLNNTTTMPKDNNFSFIRSNMNSGKDRTSMVIGGGNVSSDPSSAHYLSSHTRVMPQLPATTLLQKAALIGSTSSNNSANKFAGFNPSASSSTPKYEQGKCLFGSENLGSSDSKMIELLNSFSSSGAGSSIYNLSYGAAYGQEESRNGGYDNTWKLDNSEEQNRLRNGTLSNMGIQQSTGVRFTRDFLGVGEKIVRDIRSEGPESAFSGKSFL
- the LOC122610416 gene encoding uncharacterized protein LOC122610416 codes for the protein MEFKVGDMVILKVSPWKGIIHFGKRGKLSPRFIGPFKVLERVNQQAYRLDLPPELDGIHNTFHVCYLRKCLAEEMSVIPLEDISIDPRKKMVDEPVEILGRKQKKLRRKVIDLVLIKWRHNKGESMTWETEAVIRDRYPHLFVAE